In the Clostridium beijerinckii genome, one interval contains:
- a CDS encoding cation diffusion facilitator family transporter: protein MKSIFDFLIRKFVKDHKNVSSQSVRQSYGTLGGNVGIIINSSILILEIVIGLFLNSIAITADAFHNLTDALSSLVTIFSFKLANRPADDKHPFGYGRIEYITALLFSGAILVVGFEFLRSSFLRVLHPVTIPFDKVSFICMLCAIPLQIFLNRFTNYIGNVIDSSALKASALESFTDILVLSMVTFSLLITKFTTFPIDGYIGLIVSLFILHSGIELGREMLGTIIGKAPEKEFVEELKSSVISYKYICGVHDLVIHNYGPGRYMASLHAEVPSNISIMELHDIIDKAEKEIGKRMNVYLSIHMDPINTDSPEITALKEVVYEKIKVIKGILSMHDFRVVGKSEEKTILFDVVLDKTSFKDSEKKELQAQIQDIIYSINPSYRSIITFDREFY, encoded by the coding sequence ATGAAGTCTATTTTTGATTTTTTAATAAGAAAATTTGTTAAAGACCACAAAAATGTAAGTTCCCAATCAGTAAGGCAATCCTACGGGACTCTTGGAGGAAATGTTGGGATAATAATAAATTCTTCTATTCTTATTCTAGAAATTGTTATTGGTTTATTTCTAAACAGTATAGCCATTACGGCAGATGCTTTTCATAATCTAACAGATGCATTATCTTCGTTAGTTACAATATTTAGTTTTAAACTTGCAAATCGTCCGGCAGATGATAAACATCCTTTTGGCTATGGAAGAATAGAGTATATAACTGCACTTTTATTTTCTGGTGCCATACTTGTAGTAGGATTTGAATTTCTAAGAAGCTCGTTTTTACGTGTTTTACATCCTGTAACTATACCTTTTGATAAAGTAAGTTTTATTTGCATGCTGTGTGCAATACCATTGCAAATTTTTCTTAATAGATTTACAAATTATATAGGTAATGTTATTGATTCCTCTGCACTCAAAGCATCAGCATTAGAATCATTTACTGATATCTTAGTTCTATCTATGGTTACATTTTCTTTACTTATTACAAAGTTTACAACTTTTCCTATTGATGGATATATAGGATTAATTGTATCTCTCTTTATTCTCCATTCAGGTATAGAACTTGGAAGAGAAATGCTTGGTACTATAATTGGAAAAGCACCAGAAAAGGAATTTGTAGAAGAGCTAAAAAGCAGCGTAATAAGTTATAAATATATATGCGGAGTACATGATCTTGTAATTCATAATTATGGACCAGGTAGATATATGGCTTCTTTGCATGCTGAGGTTCCAAGTAATATATCGATTATGGAACTGCATGATATTATAGATAAGGCCGAGAAGGAAATTGGTAAACGAATGAATGTATATCTTTCAATTCATATGGATCCAATTAATACAGACAGCCCTGAGATTACAGCCTTAAAAGAAGTAGTTTATGAAAAGATTAAAGTAATAAAAGGTATATTATCTATGCATGATTTTAGAGTTGTTGGAAAAAGTGAAGAAAAAACTATATTATTTGATGTGGTATTGGACAAGACTAGTTTTAAAGATAGTGAAAAAAAGGAGCTACAAGCTCAAATACAAGATATCATATATAGTATTAATCCTTCTTATAGGAGTATCATTACTTTCGATAGAGAGTTTTACTAA
- a CDS encoding MATE family efflux transporter — MKQKFSNEYYLESAPITKAIAHLSIPMMIGMSVGTIYNVINAFFIGLLNNTDMLTAITLGLPIFTILMAFGNMLGAGGGTFITRLIAKQDKEKAKKIAGYSFYSSIIIGILLGIIAIIALNPIVKILGADTSAIINYTKSYSLTMFIGGFAIIMNFALEQVVRAEGASKESMFGMVVSTIFGLIFDPLFILVFKFNVIGVAVSMILANIASSIYYIYYLETKSENLKGFIKNFNISLKDKIEIYKVGVSELFLAGFLIITTLLLNNYSIRYGESVVASFGIALRLVQVPEFLAMGLALGIIPLIAYNFSNENFKRLKDSIKQSALWILGLSGGFVTLVFIFRNVIIRLFSNDSAVLSVGVYIMAAMLISALFNGFTTLFTGIFQASGQGIPSTIMGITQGILFIPVIIVLNNFYGLHGVIWSMTITEIITFLTGAILYIIFNNKIKNNQVVAN, encoded by the coding sequence ATGAAACAAAAATTTTCAAACGAATATTATTTAGAAAGTGCACCGATTACTAAGGCAATTGCACATTTATCTATTCCCATGATGATCGGTATGTCAGTAGGTACAATATATAACGTTATTAATGCTTTTTTTATTGGACTATTAAACAATACAGATATGTTAACTGCTATCACTTTAGGACTACCAATCTTCACTATACTAATGGCTTTTGGAAATATGTTAGGGGCTGGAGGCGGAACATTTATAACTCGTCTTATTGCTAAACAAGATAAAGAGAAAGCTAAGAAGATAGCTGGATATTCTTTTTATAGCAGTATTATCATAGGAATTTTGCTTGGAATAATTGCTATAATAGCACTTAATCCTATTGTTAAGATTTTGGGGGCAGATACTTCTGCTATTATTAATTATACAAAAAGTTATTCTTTAACTATGTTTATTGGTGGTTTTGCAATTATAATGAACTTCGCATTGGAGCAAGTTGTGAGAGCAGAAGGAGCATCAAAAGAATCAATGTTCGGAATGGTTGTAAGTACAATTTTTGGTCTTATATTTGACCCATTATTTATACTAGTATTTAAATTTAATGTTATTGGAGTAGCAGTATCAATGATTTTGGCTAATATAGCTTCATCAATTTATTATATTTACTACTTGGAAACAAAAAGCGAGAATTTAAAAGGATTTATTAAGAATTTTAATATTTCCCTTAAAGATAAAATAGAGATATATAAAGTTGGGGTTTCTGAATTGTTCCTAGCTGGTTTTCTAATTATTACAACACTTCTTTTGAATAATTATTCAATTAGATATGGAGAAAGTGTAGTAGCTAGTTTTGGTATTGCCTTGAGACTTGTACAAGTACCAGAATTCCTTGCAATGGGACTCGCATTAGGAATTATCCCTTTAATTGCATATAATTTTTCTAATGAAAACTTTAAGAGATTAAAAGACAGTATAAAACAATCAGCTTTATGGATTTTAGGATTATCAGGTGGATTTGTTACTTTAGTTTTTATTTTTAGAAATGTAATTATTCGTCTGTTTTCTAATGATTCAGCAGTATTAAGTGTCGGAGTTTATATCATGGCAGCCATGCTTATTTCCGCACTTTTCAATGGATTTACTACATTATTTACAGGAATCTTTCAAGCATCAGGTCAAGGAATACCATCAACAATTATGGGAATTACACAAGGAATTCTTTTTATTCCTGTCATAATAGTATTGAATAATTTCTATGGATTGCATGGTGTTATATGGTCTATGACCATTACAGAAATAATTACCTTTTTAACTGGAGCAATACTATATATTATTTTTAATAATAAAATAAAAAATAATCAAGTAGTAGCAAACTAG